A stretch of Rhizobium glycinendophyticum DNA encodes these proteins:
- a CDS encoding phosphatidylserine decarboxylase, whose protein sequence is MDLLETIRKTIVPVHKEGYVFIAAFFVASLVLGWLWDPLFWIGMILTLWCAYFFRDPERVTPQDEDLVISPADGRVSSVQMSVPPEELQLGHEPMLRITVFMNVFNCHVNRAPMRGRVTTIAYKEGEFLNAELDKASTDNERNGLVIETRHGAIGVVQIAGLVARRIICWTNPNDPLDAGERFGLIRFGSRLDVFLPAGAEPRVSVGQTAIAGETVIAEFGSIKGPVISRRA, encoded by the coding sequence ATGGATCTTCTGGAAACCATACGCAAGACGATCGTACCCGTGCACAAGGAAGGCTATGTCTTCATCGCGGCCTTTTTCGTTGCGTCGCTGGTGCTCGGCTGGCTCTGGGACCCGTTGTTCTGGATCGGCATGATCCTGACGCTCTGGTGCGCCTATTTCTTCCGTGATCCGGAACGCGTCACACCGCAAGACGAAGACCTTGTCATCAGCCCGGCTGATGGGCGGGTGTCCTCGGTGCAGATGAGCGTGCCGCCGGAAGAGCTGCAACTCGGTCACGAGCCGATGCTGCGCATCACCGTCTTCATGAACGTGTTCAACTGCCATGTGAACCGTGCGCCCATGCGCGGCCGCGTGACGACGATCGCCTATAAGGAAGGCGAGTTCCTGAACGCCGAACTTGACAAGGCGAGCACTGACAACGAGCGCAACGGTCTTGTCATCGAGACGCGTCATGGCGCAATCGGCGTCGTGCAGATCGCCGGGCTCGTTGCCCGCCGCATCATTTGCTGGACCAACCCGAACGATCCGCTGGATGCCGGGGAACGCTTCGGCCTGATCCGTTTCGGCTCACGCCTCGACGTCTTCCTTCCGGCGGGCGCCGAACCGCGCGTCTCGGTCGGCCAGACAGCGATTGCCGGTGAAACCGTGATTGCCGAATTTGGTTCGATCAAGGGGCCGGTCATCAGCCGCCGCGCTTGA
- a CDS encoding GGDEF domain-containing protein, giving the protein MLHPLNATAVGDPAQIAAGAVCFAAVEAGSLGVEIVNLRAAHREKIYVIAVVSDELEPSLQAALFAAGADDVLVGSDRRQLVPCLMRAKRHLELRRHNESWRRSMQEKLDIWQEGLDHLPTPIYVKDADGRYLVCNAAFGQFLGVGHEQILGRRLQDFLPPGSAEAYHESDLQLLRQGGVMRSETDVCLPEAGIRHIMVHKARLDSRQGDVRGLAGVVIDITERKELEARLTEAAERDPLTNAANRRKFFEVASAEIALSKQGDVLAVAVIDIDNFKSINDELGHAEGDVTLCSIVDTLRTQEAGGMLVARAGGEEFFAFFPKEVAPAAPDMLELARHDIARYCQVQTGVGAAGTISIGLAYFTPSDETIDQALRRADLALYRAKRDGRNRMCLAD; this is encoded by the coding sequence TTGCTGCATCCCTTGAATGCAACGGCTGTTGGCGACCCCGCTCAGATCGCCGCTGGAGCCGTCTGTTTCGCCGCAGTCGAGGCGGGTTCCCTCGGGGTGGAAATCGTCAATCTGCGCGCTGCCCACCGGGAAAAAATTTACGTTATAGCCGTCGTCTCCGATGAGTTGGAGCCTTCTCTGCAGGCGGCGCTCTTCGCGGCCGGTGCCGATGATGTGCTCGTCGGCAGTGACCGACGCCAACTGGTCCCCTGCCTGATGCGTGCCAAGCGCCATCTCGAACTGCGGCGTCACAACGAAAGCTGGCGGCGCAGCATGCAGGAGAAGCTGGACATCTGGCAGGAGGGTCTCGATCATCTGCCGACCCCCATCTACGTGAAGGACGCGGACGGCCGCTATCTGGTCTGCAACGCGGCTTTCGGCCAGTTCCTCGGTGTCGGTCACGAGCAGATCCTTGGCCGTCGGCTGCAGGATTTCCTGCCACCGGGATCGGCTGAGGCCTACCACGAATCGGACCTACAACTGCTACGCCAGGGCGGTGTCATGCGCTCGGAGACCGATGTCTGTCTCCCCGAGGCCGGGATACGCCATATCATGGTGCACAAGGCGCGCCTCGATTCCCGACAAGGCGACGTCCGCGGCCTGGCCGGCGTGGTCATCGACATCACGGAGCGCAAGGAACTGGAAGCCCGGCTGACCGAGGCTGCCGAACGCGATCCCCTGACCAATGCCGCCAATCGCCGCAAGTTCTTCGAAGTGGCATCGGCCGAGATAGCGCTTTCAAAACAGGGGGATGTGCTGGCGGTTGCTGTCATCGACATCGACAATTTCAAATCCATCAATGACGAACTTGGGCATGCGGAGGGGGATGTCACCCTTTGCTCGATCGTCGACACGCTGCGGACTCAGGAGGCCGGCGGCATGCTGGTCGCCCGCGCGGGCGGTGAGGAGTTCTTCGCATTCTTCCCCAAGGAAGTCGCTCCCGCGGCGCCGGACATGCTGGAACTCGCGCGGCACGACATCGCCCGCTACTGCCAGGTCCAAACCGGTGTTGGTGCGGCCGGCACGATCAGCATCGGCCTTGCCTATTTCACGCCCTCGGACGAGACCATCGACCAGGCCCTGCGCCGCGCCGATCTGGCGCTTTACCGGGCGAAGCGCGACGGCCGCAACCGGATGTGCCTCGCCGATTAA
- a CDS encoding ABCB family ABC transporter ATP-binding protein/permease — MTDKKKKTVSADSGNPTQTLVNLWPYMWPADRMDLKMRVVWATVFLIVSKFVLILVPYFFKWATDALNGKLDMVGLLPAFLLGAVALVIFYNVTRIAQVGLNQLRDALFASVGQYAVRQLAYKTFVHMHQLSLRFHLERKTGGLSRIIERGTKGIETIVRFTILNSIPTLIEFLLTAAIFWWTYGFSYLAVTAFTVWAYIWFTIRASDWRIGIRRAMNDSDTDANTKAIDSLLNFETVKYFGNEEMEAKRFDASMARYEKSATQVWTSLGWLNFGQGVIFGIGTAVIMVMSAMAVQRGDQTIGDFVFVNALLMQLSVPLNFIGFVYREIRQGLTDIEQMFDLLEVEAEVVDKPDAKALSIDKGAIVFKDVHFHYDPDRPILKGVSFEVPAGKTVAVVGPSGAGKSTISRLLYRFYDVQQGSITIDGQDVRDVTQKSLRAGIGMVPQDTVLFNDTIAYNIRYGRPGASDAEIEQATEVAQIARFIKELPDGYNTKVGERGLKLSGGEKQRVAIARTVLKAPPILILDEATSALDTTTEHEIQSALDVVSKNRTTLVIAHRLSTVVNADEIIVLKGGEIAERGSHSVLLEQNGLYASMWNRQREATQAEERLRQVRESDELGVVVRRPPAV, encoded by the coding sequence ATGACGGACAAGAAGAAGAAAACCGTATCGGCCGACTCCGGCAATCCGACCCAGACGCTCGTCAATCTCTGGCCCTATATGTGGCCGGCAGACCGCATGGACCTGAAGATGCGCGTGGTCTGGGCCACCGTCTTCCTGATCGTGTCCAAGTTCGTGTTGATCCTCGTCCCCTATTTCTTCAAATGGGCGACGGACGCACTGAATGGAAAACTCGACATGGTCGGGCTTCTGCCCGCCTTCCTGCTCGGTGCCGTGGCACTCGTCATCTTCTACAACGTCACCCGCATCGCCCAGGTCGGCCTCAACCAGCTACGTGACGCGCTGTTTGCGAGCGTCGGCCAGTATGCCGTGCGCCAGCTCGCCTACAAGACCTTCGTCCACATGCACCAGCTGTCTTTGCGCTTCCATCTGGAGCGCAAGACCGGCGGTCTTTCCCGCATCATCGAGCGCGGCACAAAGGGCATCGAGACGATCGTCCGCTTCACGATCCTCAACTCGATCCCGACCCTCATCGAATTCCTGCTGACGGCTGCCATCTTCTGGTGGACCTACGGCTTCTCCTACCTTGCCGTCACCGCCTTCACCGTCTGGGCCTATATCTGGTTCACCATCCGGGCCTCCGACTGGCGCATCGGAATTCGCCGCGCGATGAACGACAGCGACACCGACGCCAATACGAAGGCGATCGATTCGCTCCTGAACTTTGAAACGGTCAAATACTTCGGCAACGAGGAGATGGAGGCCAAGCGCTTCGACGCCTCGATGGCGCGTTATGAGAAATCCGCGACCCAGGTGTGGACCTCGCTCGGCTGGCTGAACTTCGGCCAGGGCGTGATCTTCGGCATCGGCACTGCAGTCATCATGGTCATGTCGGCGATGGCCGTCCAGCGGGGCGACCAGACGATCGGCGACTTCGTCTTTGTGAACGCGCTCCTGATGCAGCTCTCCGTGCCGCTTAACTTCATCGGCTTCGTCTACCGTGAAATCCGCCAGGGCCTGACCGACATCGAGCAGATGTTCGATCTCCTTGAAGTCGAGGCGGAGGTGGTCGACAAGCCGGATGCCAAGGCGCTGTCGATCGACAAGGGCGCCATTGTCTTCAAGGACGTGCATTTCCACTACGACCCCGACCGGCCGATCCTGAAGGGCGTGTCGTTCGAGGTCCCGGCCGGCAAGACGGTCGCCGTTGTCGGTCCGTCGGGTGCGGGCAAGTCAACCATCTCCCGCCTGCTCTACCGCTTCTATGATGTTCAGCAGGGCTCGATCACCATCGACGGGCAGGATGTGCGCGACGTGACGCAGAAGTCGCTCCGGGCGGGCATCGGCATGGTGCCCCAGGACACCGTGCTGTTCAACGACACCATCGCCTACAACATCCGCTATGGTCGCCCCGGCGCGTCCGATGCCGAAATCGAACAGGCGACCGAAGTGGCGCAGATCGCCCGCTTCATCAAAGAACTGCCGGATGGCTACAACACGAAAGTCGGCGAGCGCGGCTTGAAGCTCTCCGGTGGGGAGAAGCAGCGCGTGGCGATTGCCCGCACGGTGCTGAAAGCCCCGCCGATCCTCATCCTCGACGAAGCGACCTCAGCGCTCGACACGACGACGGAGCACGAGATCCAGTCGGCGCTCGACGTAGTATCGAAGAACCGCACGACCCTGGTCATCGCGCACCGGCTGTCGACCGTGGTCAATGCCGACGAGATCATCGTGCTGAAGGGTGGGGAGATTGCCGAGCGCGGCAGCCATTCGGTCCTGCTCGAGCAGAACGGTCTCTACGCCTCGATGTGGAACCGGCAGCGCGAGGCAACACAGGCCGAGGAACGGTTGCGGCAGGTGCGCGAAAGCGATGAACTCGGGGTCGTGGTGCGGCGTCCTCCGGCCGTCTGA
- a CDS encoding LysM peptidoglycan-binding domain-containing protein, protein MKNRALWVVLFVLAIVTLLMVFVIMPRLNPTSETAPAISATSDAVKSAADQAAASVDNATAGLADAALEKMDRLKADAVKAVDGITALFADGRTPGVEAYSAAKTLAQGAVKALASIEMPEGIDAKLTDTTKALQADAARALALIEQLPDDPAKAAGLIASIKDALLGKPAETAAAPAEAAGADVPRFDVLRVEPDGSTVIAGNAAPGAKVEILNDGTVISSQTVDGTGDFAAVLDNPLPPGDHALQIRATAADGKVVTSEEVATVSVPDGGKGELLAMVSKPGKASRLITLPGAADAAQATAPAAAASTEATPAAQPAAAAETAATPTVSMPELPAASSQLAGSAPTIPATGTDTASAPAAQPAPDGSATPAAPAATSAAEVQVTAVEIEGDRIFVAGKAPVGAIVRGFADKATIGESKTDASGNFVIDGTMTLSVGSHIIEVEMLDASGKVVVRASVPFERPEGEQVSVVAQSADATAGDAGHPELAEFERLRVSLTKALTILENLYANGQKPALEQLAAARSATEFGLQSIIGFRPGTTATPEFAASVGAHGAKAKEALALLQSVRTGDVEGLGAALPKLVALIRDLLSEPTPAAAEAAAAVTPAAPAETPASAAQAPAAETAAADTAAAPKTIQQAPLAKSENSVIIRRGDTLWQISRRVYGQGVRYTTIYLANENQIRNPDLIEPGQIFTVPKDALPNAEEIHRKRLRGEAVN, encoded by the coding sequence ATGAAGAACCGTGCCCTTTGGGTGGTCCTGTTTGTACTTGCCATCGTGACCTTGCTGATGGTTTTCGTCATCATGCCGCGGCTCAATCCGACCAGCGAGACGGCGCCTGCCATCAGTGCGACGTCCGACGCGGTCAAGTCGGCAGCGGATCAGGCCGCAGCAAGCGTCGATAACGCAACCGCCGGCCTCGCCGATGCCGCTTTAGAAAAAATGGATCGCCTGAAAGCCGATGCCGTCAAGGCCGTCGATGGTATCACTGCCCTCTTTGCCGATGGCCGGACGCCGGGTGTTGAAGCGTATAGCGCGGCCAAGACGCTGGCACAGGGCGCGGTGAAAGCCCTAGCATCGATCGAGATGCCTGAAGGCATTGACGCCAAGCTCACCGACACGACGAAGGCTCTGCAGGCGGATGCCGCCCGGGCCCTTGCGCTGATCGAGCAACTGCCGGACGATCCGGCGAAGGCTGCAGGCCTCATCGCCTCGATCAAGGACGCCCTGCTCGGCAAGCCTGCCGAAACAGCCGCCGCACCAGCGGAAGCGGCTGGGGCCGATGTACCGCGCTTCGACGTACTTCGCGTCGAACCCGACGGCTCTACGGTCATTGCCGGCAATGCTGCACCCGGTGCCAAGGTTGAAATCCTCAATGACGGCACCGTGATTTCCTCGCAGACCGTCGACGGCACCGGCGACTTCGCGGCCGTGCTGGACAATCCGTTACCCCCGGGTGATCATGCCTTGCAGATCCGCGCCACTGCCGCGGATGGAAAGGTCGTCACGTCGGAAGAAGTTGCGACCGTCTCCGTTCCGGACGGCGGCAAGGGCGAGTTGCTCGCCATGGTGTCTAAACCCGGCAAAGCGAGCCGGCTGATCACGCTGCCGGGCGCTGCCGATGCGGCCCAGGCCACGGCGCCTGCTGCTGCAGCATCGACTGAGGCAACACCTGCAGCGCAGCCAGCCGCCGCTGCCGAGACCGCAGCAACGCCTACAGTTTCCATGCCCGAACTGCCGGCTGCCTCGAGCCAGCTTGCAGGCTCTGCACCGACCATTCCGGCAACGGGGACCGACACTGCCTCTGCACCTGCCGCGCAACCGGCCCCAGATGGCTCGGCAACGCCGGCGGCACCCGCCGCGACAAGTGCGGCTGAAGTCCAGGTGACTGCCGTCGAAATCGAGGGTGACCGAATCTTCGTCGCCGGCAAAGCCCCCGTCGGCGCGATCGTTCGCGGCTTTGCCGATAAAGCCACGATTGGCGAGAGCAAGACCGATGCCAGCGGCAATTTCGTCATCGACGGCACCATGACTCTTTCCGTCGGAAGCCACATCATCGAAGTCGAAATGCTGGATGCATCGGGCAAGGTCGTCGTTCGCGCCTCCGTTCCGTTCGAGCGGCCCGAAGGCGAGCAGGTTTCGGTCGTGGCGCAGAGTGCCGACGCGACTGCTGGTGATGCCGGCCATCCGGAGCTGGCCGAGTTCGAGCGTCTTCGCGTCTCGCTCACCAAGGCGCTGACCATCCTTGAAAACCTCTACGCCAATGGCCAAAAGCCGGCGCTGGAACAGCTCGCGGCTGCCCGCTCGGCTACAGAGTTCGGCCTGCAGTCGATCATCGGCTTCCGCCCCGGCACAACTGCGACGCCGGAATTCGCTGCGAGCGTCGGCGCTCACGGCGCGAAGGCCAAGGAAGCTCTTGCCCTGTTGCAGTCGGTGAGGACTGGCGACGTCGAAGGATTGGGTGCCGCATTGCCGAAGCTCGTCGCACTGATCCGTGACCTCTTGTCCGAGCCGACACCCGCTGCGGCTGAGGCTGCCGCTGCGGTTACGCCAGCGGCGCCGGCAGAGACCCCTGCCTCGGCGGCGCAGGCGCCCGCTGCTGAAACGGCTGCGGCCGATACGGCTGCCGCACCAAAGACGATCCAGCAGGCGCCTCTCGCCAAGAGCGAGAACAGCGTGATCATCCGGCGTGGCGATACGCTGTGGCAGATCTCGCGTCGCGTGTATGGCCAGGGCGTGCGCTACACCACGATCTATCTCGCCAACGAGAACCAGATCCGCAATCCGGACCTGATCGAACCGGGGCAGATCTTCACGGTGCCGAAGGATGCGTTGCCAAATGCGGAGGAAATCCACCGCAAGCGGCTGCGCGGAGAAGCGGTGAACTGA
- a CDS encoding TIGR00730 family Rossman fold protein yields MSEQNTPIRSVCVYCGSQPGRDPAFMEAGRAFGRSLAENGLRLVYGGGTKGIMGAVASGVLSAGGHVTGIIPEFLVDMEATRHSLGQLNELIITKDMHERKHAMFERSDAFVTLPGGIGTLEEIVEIMTWGQLGRHEKPMVFANVNDFWKPMLELVDHMSASGFIHTAHRVRPMVIDRIEDIVPAIKARWAETEAPEGDPATIAKL; encoded by the coding sequence ATGAGTGAACAAAATACCCCGATTCGATCCGTCTGCGTCTATTGCGGCTCCCAGCCGGGACGCGATCCTGCCTTCATGGAAGCGGGTCGCGCCTTTGGCCGCTCACTTGCCGAAAACGGCCTGCGTCTCGTTTATGGCGGCGGCACCAAGGGCATTATGGGAGCCGTGGCATCCGGCGTGCTCTCGGCCGGCGGCCATGTGACCGGCATCATCCCGGAATTCCTCGTTGACATGGAAGCGACGCGCCATTCGCTGGGCCAGCTTAATGAGCTGATCATCACCAAGGACATGCACGAGCGCAAGCACGCGATGTTTGAGCGCTCGGACGCCTTCGTAACCTTGCCCGGTGGCATCGGCACGCTGGAGGAGATCGTCGAGATCATGACCTGGGGCCAGCTCGGCCGTCATGAAAAGCCGATGGTCTTCGCCAATGTCAACGATTTCTGGAAGCCGATGCTGGAACTCGTCGACCACATGTCGGCCTCCGGCTTCATCCATACGGCGCACCGCGTACGGCCCATGGTGATCGACCGGATCGAGGACATCGTTCCGGCGATCAAGGCGCGCTGGGCAGAGACCGAGGCACCGGAAGGCGACCCGGCGACCATTGCCAAGCTCTAA
- the rarD gene encoding EamA family transporter RarD, which yields MADVTAPAENRDSLNGFLFALSAYLLWGFLPLYMKAMAHISPAEVIAHRILWSVPVAGLLLLVIRQTDDLKKAIRNPRMLGMAAVTATLISVNWGIYVWAIGAGHALDTALGYFINPLFSILLGAVILKEKLKKTQIAALALVVLAVVILTVEAGRLPIVALALTFSWGFYAFFRKTLPIGPNQGFLLEVLLLSPIALGYLVYLNLSGEGHFLKGSFSDTALLASAGFVTAVPLILYANGAKLLRLSTIGIMQYIAPSMIFITAVFVFHEPFSPAKAVAFPLIWVALVIYTLPMLKRR from the coding sequence ATGGCCGACGTCACCGCTCCCGCAGAGAATAGGGACAGCCTGAACGGCTTCCTCTTCGCCCTTTCTGCCTATCTGCTGTGGGGTTTTCTGCCGCTCTATATGAAGGCCATGGCGCATATCTCGCCGGCGGAAGTGATTGCGCATCGCATCCTGTGGTCCGTGCCGGTGGCAGGACTGCTGCTGCTGGTTATCCGGCAGACCGATGATCTCAAAAAGGCGATCCGCAACCCGCGCATGCTTGGCATGGCCGCCGTCACCGCCACTCTGATCAGCGTCAACTGGGGCATCTATGTCTGGGCGATCGGAGCTGGCCACGCGCTTGACACTGCGCTCGGCTACTTCATCAATCCGCTCTTCTCGATCCTGCTCGGCGCTGTCATCCTCAAGGAGAAGCTGAAGAAGACGCAGATCGCGGCCTTGGCGCTTGTTGTTCTCGCCGTAGTGATCCTGACCGTCGAGGCCGGCCGCTTGCCAATCGTGGCGCTTGCGCTCACCTTCTCCTGGGGCTTCTATGCCTTCTTCCGCAAGACATTGCCGATCGGGCCGAACCAGGGCTTTCTGCTGGAAGTGCTGCTGCTTTCGCCGATCGCGCTCGGCTATCTCGTCTATCTCAACCTGTCCGGCGAAGGGCATTTCCTCAAGGGAAGCTTCAGCGATACGGCTTTGCTCGCCTCCGCAGGGTTTGTCACGGCCGTGCCGCTGATCCTCTATGCCAATGGCGCCAAACTGCTCAGGCTTTCGACTATCGGCATCATGCAGTACATCGCTCCGTCGATGATCTTCATCACCGCCGTCTTCGTCTTCCACGAGCCGTTCAGCCCCGCCAAGGCCGTCGCCTTCCCGCTGATCTGGGTGGCACTGGTGATCTACACACTGCCGATGCTGAAGCGCCGTTGA
- the cimA gene encoding citramalate synthase, with protein sequence MTRDKITLFDTTLRDGQQTPGVDFSVEDKIAIAAMLDEFGIDFIEGGYPGANPTDTTFFSKKRTQKAGFVAFGMTKRAGISASNDPGLTQLLQAKADAICLVAKSWDYHVKVALGCTNEENLESIRDSVKAVVEAGKLSMVDCEHFFDGYKANRDYAIACAKEAYDAGARWVVLCDTNGGTQPPEIREIVSAVIASGIPGSSLGIHAHNDTGQAVANSLAAVEAGVRQIQGTLNGIGERCGNADLVTIIPTLCLKDTYASRFTTSIDREKLVGLTRLSRAFDELLNRSPNHQSPYVGGSAFATKAGIHASALLKDPKTYEHVEPESVGNFRKVMVSDQGGKANFLNELKRRGITVAKDDPKLDTLISVVKEREASGYAYEGADASFELLALKTLGTVPEFFAVESFRVMVERRFDSHGRLKTVSEAVVKVLVDGETVMSVAEGDGPVNALDIALRKDLGKFQSEILDLELADYKVRILNGGTEAITRVLIESTDASGARWWTVGVSENIIDASFQALMDSIVYKLMKNRELAGKIAAE encoded by the coding sequence ATGACGCGCGACAAGATCACCCTGTTCGATACGACACTGCGTGACGGCCAGCAGACGCCGGGCGTCGATTTTTCCGTTGAGGACAAGATCGCGATCGCGGCGATGCTGGACGAATTCGGCATCGACTTCATCGAGGGCGGTTATCCCGGCGCGAACCCGACGGACACCACGTTCTTTTCCAAAAAGCGTACCCAGAAGGCCGGCTTCGTCGCTTTCGGCATGACTAAACGTGCCGGCATCTCGGCCTCCAACGATCCGGGGCTGACCCAATTGCTGCAGGCCAAGGCGGACGCCATCTGCCTCGTCGCCAAGAGCTGGGACTATCACGTGAAGGTGGCGCTCGGCTGCACCAATGAGGAAAACCTCGAAAGCATCCGCGACAGCGTCAAGGCCGTGGTCGAAGCGGGCAAGCTTTCCATGGTCGATTGCGAGCACTTCTTCGATGGTTACAAGGCCAATCGGGACTATGCCATCGCCTGCGCCAAGGAAGCCTACGACGCCGGCGCCCGCTGGGTGGTGCTCTGCGACACCAATGGCGGCACCCAGCCGCCGGAGATCCGCGAGATCGTCTCCGCCGTCATCGCCTCCGGCATCCCCGGGTCCTCGCTCGGCATCCATGCGCATAACGACACCGGCCAGGCGGTCGCCAATTCGCTCGCCGCCGTCGAGGCGGGCGTGCGGCAGATCCAGGGGACGCTGAATGGGATCGGCGAGCGCTGCGGCAATGCCGATCTTGTCACGATCATCCCGACGCTCTGTCTCAAGGACACCTATGCGTCGCGGTTCACGACCTCGATCGACCGGGAAAAGCTCGTCGGCCTCACCCGTCTGTCGCGGGCCTTCGACGAACTCCTGAACCGTTCGCCGAACCACCAGTCGCCTTATGTCGGCGGCTCGGCCTTTGCGACCAAGGCCGGCATCCATGCCTCCGCACTGCTGAAAGATCCGAAGACCTACGAGCATGTCGAGCCGGAGAGCGTCGGTAATTTCCGCAAGGTCATGGTTTCCGATCAGGGCGGCAAGGCGAACTTCCTCAACGAGCTGAAGCGCCGCGGAATCACGGTTGCCAAGGACGATCCGAAGCTCGACACGCTGATCTCCGTCGTCAAGGAACGCGAAGCCTCGGGCTATGCCTATGAGGGCGCCGATGCGAGCTTCGAACTCCTGGCCCTGAAGACGCTCGGCACGGTGCCGGAATTCTTCGCGGTCGAAAGCTTTCGCGTGATGGTCGAGCGGCGCTTCGACAGCCATGGCCGACTGAAGACGGTTTCTGAAGCCGTGGTGAAGGTGCTGGTTGACGGCGAGACTGTCATGTCGGTCGCGGAAGGCGATGGTCCGGTCAATGCGCTCGACATCGCGCTTCGCAAGGACCTCGGCAAATTTCAGTCGGAAATCCTCGACCTGGAACTGGCGGACTACAAGGTGCGCATCCTGAACGGCGGCACCGAGGCGATCACCCGCGTTCTGATCGAGTCCACCGATGCATCAGGCGCCCGCTGGTGGACGGTCGGCGTGTCGGAAAACATCATCGACGCCTCGTTCCAGGCCCTGATGGACTCGATCGTCTACAAGCTGATGAAGAACCGGGAACTGGCAGGCAAAATCGCGGCCGAGTAG
- the pip gene encoding prolyl aminopeptidase has product MTTELRSFYPDIEPFATGFLDVGDGHTVYWERVGTKGAKPAVYLHGGPGGAISPTHRRLFDPTLYDVILFDQRGCGKSTPHASLEANTTWHLVADIERLRQMIGAEKWLVFGGSWGSTLALAYAETHPERVSELVLRGIYMLTKAELDWYYQFGVSEMFPDKWERFCAPIPESERHEMMAAYRRRLTGTDREEQLRCAVAWSNWEGETITLLPNPDYAAHFGEAEFALAFARIENHFFVHAGWLEEGQLLRDAYKLKDIPGVIIHGRYDMPCPAKYAWALHKAWPKADFHLIEGAGHAFLEPGILDQLIRATDRFAGKN; this is encoded by the coding sequence ATGACGACGGAATTGCGCAGCTTCTATCCCGATATCGAACCCTTCGCGACCGGCTTCCTCGATGTCGGCGACGGACACACCGTCTATTGGGAACGCGTCGGCACCAAGGGCGCCAAGCCTGCCGTTTATCTGCATGGCGGCCCGGGTGGTGCGATCAGCCCAACGCATCGCCGTCTCTTCGACCCCACGCTCTACGACGTGATCCTGTTCGACCAGCGCGGCTGCGGCAAATCCACCCCGCATGCTTCACTCGAGGCGAACACAACCTGGCACCTAGTCGCCGATATCGAGCGGCTGCGTCAGATGATCGGTGCGGAAAAGTGGCTCGTCTTCGGCGGTTCCTGGGGCTCGACGCTGGCGCTCGCCTATGCCGAAACCCATCCGGAGCGCGTGTCCGAACTCGTGCTGCGCGGCATCTATATGCTGACGAAGGCCGAGCTCGACTGGTACTACCAGTTCGGCGTCTCCGAGATGTTCCCGGACAAGTGGGAGCGGTTCTGTGCGCCCATTCCGGAAAGCGAGCGCCACGAGATGATGGCCGCCTATCGCCGCCGGCTGACCGGCACCGACCGCGAGGAACAGCTGCGCTGCGCGGTCGCCTGGAGCAATTGGGAGGGCGAGACGATCACGCTTCTGCCCAATCCCGACTATGCGGCGCATTTCGGCGAGGCCGAATTCGCGCTCGCTTTCGCCCGCATCGAAAACCACTTCTTCGTTCATGCCGGCTGGCTGGAGGAAGGGCAGCTCTTGCGCGATGCCTACAAGCTCAAGGATATTCCGGGCGTGATCATCCACGGCCGCTACGACATGCCCTGCCCGGCGAAGTATGCTTGGGCTTTGCACAAGGCCTGGCCGAAGGCGGATTTCCACCTGATCGAAGGGGCGGGTCACGCCTTTCTCGAACCTGGCATCCTCGACCAGCTGATCCGGGCGACAGATCGGTTTGCGGGGAAGAATTGA
- a CDS encoding GFA family protein: MTRQVHSGGCQCGAIRYKIAGELGYPHICHCRMCQKASGNFFMALAGSRQEDFLLMRGEPGWFQSSDPCGRGFCKDCGTPLFFRTKGSPYISVTIGSLDKPELAEPVSQDGVESRVSYFDKLFSLPENPTDRSDLPAGNAGIAATSRQHPDHDTVAWPPKRT, encoded by the coding sequence ATGACCCGTCAGGTGCATTCCGGCGGCTGCCAGTGCGGCGCGATCCGCTACAAGATCGCAGGCGAACTCGGCTATCCGCATATCTGTCACTGCCGCATGTGCCAGAAGGCGAGCGGCAACTTCTTCATGGCGCTGGCCGGCTCCCGCCAGGAGGATTTCCTTCTGATGCGTGGCGAACCGGGCTGGTTTCAGTCGTCGGACCCGTGCGGGCGCGGCTTCTGCAAGGACTGCGGCACGCCGCTTTTCTTCCGCACCAAGGGGTCGCCCTATATCAGCGTGACGATCGGCAGCCTCGACAAGCCAGAGCTCGCCGAACCAGTCTCGCAGGATGGCGTGGAAAGCCGCGTCAGCTATTTCGACAAGCTCTTTTCACTTCCAGAAAACCCGACCGACCGCTCGGACCTTCCGGCGGGCAATGCCGGGATCGCGGCCACATCTCGGCAGCATCCCGATCACGATACGGTGGCCTGGCCACCGAAGAGGACATGA